Within the Hevea brasiliensis isolate MT/VB/25A 57/8 chromosome 2, ASM3005281v1, whole genome shotgun sequence genome, the region taataacttttttttttaaattctcaaTATAATAGTGATAAaagaaaatttgtcacccaaagaAAGTTTATCCTTgaataaatacaaatttaatttaaaaaaaaggaaaaatcttTCAATTTATACATTTAACTCTTTGAAATTTTTTTAGAGTGCAATCAAAAAATCTAAATATTAAATATGAATCAAAGTTGTAATACATAgacattaatatataaatttaaatccaatattTTCTACTCATTCTTTAACCCTTTAAAGCATACaagcattattttttttttaaatctaatccattataaattatatacgatggaatttatctattaaatatatgagtcatataaaatttataatagatcaggtctaaaaaaaatttttcaataagtAAATCAACTTGATGAATAAGATTATTTGCTATTATAATGTAGTTAATGTTTTATTACATCTTGACCCAAATGCCATCCATCATGTTTGAAGGAGGAAAGCTCTTATTTTTTTAGGCAGCAAGGCGTGTGAAAGAGTGGAAGAAAGCACAAAAGCTAGCAGCCAAGTAAAGGTTTAgagaaaaatgaataaaaatatatCCCAAGGGATATCCCTTTTGGATAAAAATAAAAGCGTTTTCAAAGAACAAAGAAAGAGCAAGCAACCCTAACCCACCAAAAAGTCAAAATTCAGCAAATACTGACGTTTGTGTTTGAGTTCAAACCTTTTAATGCGAGTATGCTATCCACAGCAAGTTATCAATTATCTTCTCTTGAATGGAAGTCAAGAAAACAGCCAATCAAAACCATGCAGCCCACTACTGGACAAAAAACCCTCAAAGATAAAAGGCTTAGCCCTCTCCTTTCAAACATTTCAAACACCCTCATCCTCCTTAGCCTAGCCTAAGGAAATTATTAGCACATAGCAGCAGTCTCTCATATATAGATCTATTTTATCTTTTCTTGGCCTTGTTTATTTTCTTGGATTGTTTCCAGCACTTGAAAATGCAAGGAAAAACCAGCTCTGACCTTCCACCTGGTTTTAGATTCCACCCAACTGATGAGGAATTGATCATATATTACCTTCGTAACCAAGCCACTTCTAGGCCATTGCCCGTGTCAATAATCCCAGAAGTTGATATTTACAAGTTTGATCCTTGGCAATTACCTGGTTAGATTCTGATATTTTTACCCAAGAGTCAGGTTTCAAGAATTTTCTTTCTATGCTGTTGATAGTTTATTAATTTCTTGGCCCTTGTGTTAATTATTGATGCAGAGAAAGCAGAATTTGGAGAAAATGAATGGTACTTCTTTACTCCTCGTGACAGGAAGTATCCAAATGGAGTGAGGCCTAACAGAGCAACTGTGTCTGGGTATTGGAAGGCCACTGGCACAGACAAGGCCATCTACAGTGGGTCTAAATATGTTGGTGTTAAGAAAGCTCTTGTGTTCTACAAGGGTAGGCCACCAAAGGGTATTAAGAGTGATTGGATTATGCATGAATATCGCTTAAATGATTCAagaaagcaagtcaaacagcaaaATGGATCCATGAGAGTAAGCCCTTTGGTCACCATTGAATTCTGGTTATTATCTACTATCTAATTTCCAGGGTTTTTCTTTTAACCATGATTTTGTGTTTTGTCTTCCAGTTGGATGATTGGGTCCTGTGCAGGATTTATAAGAAGAGAAATATTGGAAGAAATTTGGAGGAGAAAGTAGAAATTACAAATACACAATTGGAAAAACCTGTAGC harbors:
- the LOC110672614 gene encoding NAC domain-containing protein 1, which produces MQGKTSSDLPPGFRFHPTDEELIIYYLRNQATSRPLPVSIIPEVDIYKFDPWQLPEKAEFGENEWYFFTPRDRKYPNGVRPNRATVSGYWKATGTDKAIYSGSKYVGVKKALVFYKGRPPKGIKSDWIMHEYRLNDSRKQVKQQNGSMRLDDWVLCRIYKKRNIGRNLEEKVEITNTQLEKPVANDASEQQMLKISKTCSLSHLLEFEYMGSISQLLNDNTYNPSLDFQNVMSNAGTGTDHAENFQLGEMATHYTNSGKFQVNQGNLLNQPLFVNPMVYEFQ